A genome region from Candidatus Angelobacter sp. includes the following:
- a CDS encoding DNA polymerase III subunit delta, producing the protein MPAAAVRPSEAVALVWGDDEFSIKQRAGEIYQQWCAELGGTDHEIIDAAVSNSAEALKSLGKLREALQTLPFFGTGKAIWFRNCNFLGDERTAGAQAVTESLAELAGELKEFPWGNVRLLVSAARVDKRKTFFKALEKIGSVENHAGLSVEDRDWAAQAEALARRQLKALGRGISDEALSELVVNVGPNVRQLSNEVEKLATFVGARTDIKAGDVAAVVTRNKQARAFALGDALGDRDLPRLLRCLDEELWEMKFDRQKSEIGLLYGLITKVRAMIFLKEMLREGWLKPDTDFNRFKARLERVPREELPEDKRFNPLAMNPYVLFKALPQAGRYSLAELVRAMDLLLKCNQQLVFSSQDEAMVLQRTLVQIVAGGGEPSGRRAA; encoded by the coding sequence ATGCCTGCCGCGGCCGTCAGACCGTCTGAGGCGGTGGCCCTTGTGTGGGGCGATGACGAGTTCTCCATCAAACAGAGAGCCGGGGAAATCTACCAGCAATGGTGCGCCGAACTGGGCGGCACTGATCACGAAATCATCGACGCTGCCGTGAGCAACAGCGCGGAAGCGCTGAAATCACTCGGCAAACTGCGCGAGGCCTTGCAGACCCTGCCGTTTTTCGGCACTGGCAAGGCGATCTGGTTCCGGAACTGCAATTTCCTCGGTGACGAACGCACGGCAGGCGCGCAGGCCGTCACGGAATCGCTCGCGGAACTCGCGGGGGAACTGAAGGAATTTCCGTGGGGCAACGTGCGTCTCCTTGTGAGCGCGGCCAGAGTGGACAAGCGCAAGACGTTTTTTAAGGCCCTGGAAAAGATCGGATCTGTCGAGAACCACGCCGGCTTGTCGGTCGAGGACCGTGATTGGGCCGCCCAAGCGGAGGCCCTCGCGCGGCGCCAGCTCAAGGCGTTGGGCAGGGGGATTTCTGATGAAGCGCTGTCAGAATTGGTCGTAAACGTCGGTCCGAACGTCCGCCAGCTGAGCAACGAGGTTGAAAAACTGGCGACGTTTGTCGGCGCACGCACGGACATCAAGGCGGGCGACGTTGCCGCCGTGGTGACACGCAACAAACAGGCGCGCGCGTTCGCCCTGGGCGACGCCCTCGGCGACCGTGATCTGCCGCGATTGCTGCGCTGCCTTGACGAGGAACTTTGGGAAATGAAGTTTGACCGACAGAAGTCGGAAATAGGACTGCTTTATGGTCTCATCACCAAAGTGCGCGCGATGATTTTTTTGAAAGAGATGTTGCGGGAAGGCTGGCTGAAGCCAGACACGGACTTCAACCGTTTCAAAGCCCGCCTGGAGCGCGTTCCGCGGGAAGAACTGCCGGAGGACAAGCGGTTCAACCCTCTGGCGATGAATCCTTATGTCTTATTCAAGGCGCTCCCGCAGGCGGGGCGGTATTCTCTGGCGGAGCTCGTGCGCGCGATGGACCTGTTGCTCAAATGCAATCAGCAACTCGTCTTTAGCAGCCAGGATGAAGCGATGGTGTTGCAGCGCACACTCGTGCAGATCGTAGCCGGCGGCGGCGAACCATCAGGCCGGCGCGCCGCTTGA
- a CDS encoding bifunctional nuclease domain-containing protein: protein MKKDVVPVEIRGILPTASSCAIFVGNDEKVFVIQVEPTMGRTISDFLRNTPKERPLTHDLIASIFSGFNITAERVIITELKNSTYFARLILQQQNELGRKIVEIDARPSDCIALATALKKPIYVSSSLFEQVEDMSALLESINEGGGEAEA, encoded by the coding sequence ATGAAGAAAGATGTTGTGCCTGTAGAAATCAGGGGGATTCTCCCGACGGCCAGCAGCTGCGCGATTTTTGTCGGCAATGACGAGAAGGTCTTTGTCATCCAGGTCGAACCGACAATGGGCCGGACGATCAGTGATTTCCTGCGCAACACGCCCAAGGAACGGCCGCTGACCCATGATCTGATCGCCAGCATCTTTTCCGGGTTCAACATCACGGCCGAACGCGTCATCATCACCGAGTTGAAGAATTCGACCTACTTTGCCCGGTTGATTTTGCAACAACAGAACGAGTTGGGCCGCAAAATAGTTGAAATTGACGCGCGACCCAGTGATTGCATTGCTTTGGCCACCGCCCTCAAAAAGCCCATCTACGTTTCCTCTTCCCTGTTCGAGCAGGTCGAAGACATGTCCGCGCTGCTGGAAAGCATCAACGAAGGCGGCGGTGAGGCCGAGGCTTGA
- a CDS encoding adenylyltransferase/cytidyltransferase family protein yields MSFRKKILSLDALPAWRNALRASGKTLVATNGCFDILHAGHVTYLEAAREHGSALLVGVNGDASVRQLKGEGRPVNTEDDRAAVLAALQAVDAVCIFPETRATRFLSLARPEVYVKGGDFTVEELPKEERDVVAGFGGKIVTVGFVPGKSTTALLGKVAKI; encoded by the coding sequence ATGAGTTTCAGGAAAAAAATCCTTTCGCTCGACGCCCTCCCGGCCTGGAGAAATGCGCTCCGCGCCAGCGGGAAAACGCTGGTGGCCACGAACGGCTGCTTCGATATTCTCCACGCCGGTCATGTGACCTATCTCGAGGCCGCGCGTGAACACGGCAGCGCTTTGTTGGTGGGCGTGAACGGTGATGCCTCTGTGCGCCAGCTCAAGGGCGAAGGACGTCCCGTGAACACTGAAGACGACAGGGCGGCCGTGCTGGCGGCGTTACAGGCCGTGGATGCCGTGTGCATCTTCCCCGAAACCCGCGCGACTCGTTTCCTTTCGCTGGCGCGGCCGGAAGTGTACGTCAAAGGCGGTGATTTCACCGTCGAGGAGTTACCCAAGGAGGAACGCGACGTCGTCGCGGGCTTTGGCGGAAAAATCGTCACCGTCGGTTTCGTGCCCGGCAAATCAACGACCGCCCTTCTGGGAAAAGTCGCGAAGATTTAA
- a CDS encoding IMP dehydrogenase, which produces MAVKQETNRVDAEFYQPADSFFAAHRNLALTYDDVTLATLYSEILPRDTQLDTRLAEGLDLNIPVISADMDTVTEARMAIAMALNGGLGLIHYNMPEKQQLSELSRVKNHVHGLIQDPIKVAPELLIGEVLEMIEKRKFAFGTFPVVDTDGRLVGLLSGHVVKPRYAKRKVSEALTPRSQVHTIKKQELGTNPIARADKFFTDHPGIHKLLVVDEEDRLRGLFTMSDVERITQERNAQFKPARDSSFRLICGAALSATRNAFGDLDRERILNHVGALVERGVDVVAVSTAHGFSKGVGETVRMLRDAFPRLPIIAGNVSSAAGAGYLADCGANAIKVGQGPGSICTTRIVAGVGIPQLTAVYTCSCAAREKGVSVIADGGITKSGDIVKALTLAHAVICGGLFAGCPEAPGQMMEIGGKLYKQYRGMGSFAAMKSGSAARYGHSTNSTQKVAPEGVEALKEVSPSLDLVLTQLIGGIQSGMGYLGAANLSQLREKARYIRVSPAGMREAAPHDVVEVKTGN; this is translated from the coding sequence ATGGCAGTCAAGCAAGAGACCAACCGTGTTGACGCCGAGTTCTATCAGCCGGCGGACTCTTTTTTCGCCGCTCACCGCAACCTGGCCCTCACCTACGACGACGTCACGCTGGCGACGCTTTATTCCGAGATTCTCCCCCGGGACACCCAACTCGACACCCGGCTGGCCGAAGGACTGGATCTTAACATTCCCGTCATCTCGGCTGACATGGACACGGTCACCGAGGCGCGCATGGCCATCGCAATGGCCTTAAATGGCGGACTGGGTCTCATCCACTACAACATGCCGGAGAAGCAACAGCTTTCCGAGTTGAGCCGGGTGAAAAACCACGTGCATGGCCTGATCCAGGACCCGATCAAAGTTGCGCCTGAACTGCTCATCGGCGAAGTGCTGGAAATGATTGAAAAGCGCAAGTTCGCCTTCGGCACGTTCCCGGTCGTGGACACCGACGGACGATTGGTTGGCCTGTTGTCCGGCCACGTCGTCAAACCGCGCTATGCCAAACGAAAAGTGTCCGAGGCCCTCACGCCGCGCAGTCAGGTTCACACGATCAAGAAACAGGAACTGGGCACCAACCCGATTGCCCGAGCAGACAAGTTTTTCACGGACCATCCGGGGATTCACAAGTTGCTGGTGGTGGATGAAGAGGACCGCTTGCGCGGATTGTTCACGATGAGCGACGTGGAACGCATCACCCAGGAGCGCAACGCACAGTTCAAGCCGGCACGCGATTCAAGTTTCCGCCTTATTTGCGGTGCCGCGCTGTCCGCCACGCGCAATGCGTTTGGCGATCTTGATCGCGAACGAATTCTGAACCACGTCGGCGCGCTGGTCGAACGCGGCGTGGATGTCGTGGCCGTTTCGACCGCGCACGGATTCAGCAAGGGGGTGGGCGAAACAGTCAGGATGCTCCGGGACGCGTTTCCACGTCTGCCGATCATCGCAGGCAACGTTTCGAGCGCGGCCGGGGCCGGATACCTCGCCGATTGCGGCGCGAACGCGATCAAAGTCGGTCAGGGACCGGGATCAATCTGCACCACTCGTATCGTCGCGGGTGTTGGCATTCCGCAACTCACCGCCGTTTACACCTGTTCGTGCGCCGCGCGGGAAAAAGGCGTGAGTGTCATCGCGGATGGCGGCATCACGAAGTCTGGAGACATTGTCAAGGCCTTGACGCTCGCCCACGCAGTGATCTGCGGCGGCCTGTTCGCGGGCTGCCCGGAAGCGCCGGGACAGATGATGGAGATCGGCGGCAAGTTGTACAAGCAATATCGCGGCATGGGAAGCTTTGCAGCCATGAAAAGCGGGTCGGCCGCGCGTTACGGTCATTCGACCAACAGTACGCAAAAGGTCGCGCCCGAAGGTGTGGAGGCGCTCAAGGAGGTTTCCCCCTCGCTTGACCTGGTCCTCACCCAGTTGATCGGCGGAATCCAGTCCGGCATGGGCTACCTCGGCGCGGCCAATCTCAGCCA